A DNA window from bacterium contains the following coding sequences:
- a CDS encoding septum formation initiator family protein: protein MHNKKQNASKNNLKKILLIVIVILFVCLAIYAFTPCIIEQRKLNKQIANLENEIERVRESNKKLAKEIFALKNDPLYIEKLARKELGLIRSGEVIYKLKPDKE from the coding sequence ATGCATAATAAAAAACAGAATGCTTCAAAAAACAACCTAAAGAAGATATTACTGATTGTAATAGTTATCCTGTTTGTATGCCTGGCTATATATGCTTTTACCCCTTGTATAATAGAGCAAAGAAAACTGAATAAACAGATTGCAAATCTTGAAAATGAGATTGAAAGAGTCCGAGAATCCAATAAGAAACTTGCTAAAGAGATATTCGCTTTAAAGAACGACCCGTTGTACATAGAAAAACTCGCCCGTAAGGAATTAGGATTGATAAGGTCTGGTGAGGTAATATACAAGCTTAAGCCA